A window of Candidatus Dadabacteria bacterium contains these coding sequences:
- a CDS encoding ABC transporter permease, with product MKDYILKRLLLMIPTLFGITLITFLVIQLAPGSPVESRMSLDQGIKSDQVTKEIVEQTKKLYGLDKPVHQRYFIWLGQIVTLDFGNSYKDHRPVIDKIAERLPITLILNALSIFLVYLLAIPIGAWSAVRQWSFAERATTFVLFLLYSIPSFWMAVVLIYFFGGGGAFDIFPIYGVHSRGYEDLPFLERTLDFLWHLVLPVFCLTYASLASLSRYQKGSLLEVLREDYIRTARAKGLAPSRVLFKHALRNSLIPIVTIIASILPAMIGGSVIIETIFSIPGIGRLGFESVLSRDYPVIMAVATISAFLTLIGILISDLTYAVVDPRIGFERKS from the coding sequence ATGAAAGACTACATCCTGAAAAGACTTCTGCTGATGATTCCCACACTGTTCGGGATCACCCTTATCACTTTCCTGGTGATACAGCTTGCGCCGGGGAGCCCCGTTGAGAGCAGGATGTCGCTTGATCAGGGAATAAAAAGCGATCAGGTGACCAAGGAGATAGTCGAGCAGACCAAAAAGCTCTACGGTCTCGACAAGCCCGTTCACCAGAGGTATTTCATCTGGCTCGGCCAGATCGTGACGCTTGATTTCGGAAATTCCTACAAGGACCACCGCCCTGTCATAGACAAGATAGCGGAAAGGCTTCCGATTACTCTCATACTGAACGCTCTTTCGATCTTCCTCGTGTACCTGTTAGCCATACCGATCGGGGCCTGGTCAGCCGTCAGGCAGTGGAGCTTTGCGGAGCGCGCAACGACTTTCGTTCTTTTTCTCCTCTACTCGATTCCGAGCTTCTGGATGGCCGTGGTGCTTATCTATTTCTTCGGCGGCGGGGGAGCTTTTGATATCTTCCCCATATACGGAGTGCACTCGAGGGGATATGAGGACCTTCCCTTTCTCGAGAGAACCCTCGATTTCCTTTGGCACCTTGTTCTCCCCGTGTTCTGCCTTACCTACGCCTCCCTCGCGTCGCTTTCGCGCTACCAGAAGGGAAGCCTCCTTGAGGTGCTAAGGGAGGACTACATAAGGACCGCGAGGGCCAAGGGGCTTGCGCCCAGCAGGGTGCTTTTCAAGCACGCCCTGAGGAATTCGCTTATCCCAATAGTTACGATAATCGCCTCGATTCTTCCCGCCATGATAGGGGGAAGCGTTATCATAGAGACCATCTTTTCGATCCCCGGGATAGGAAGGCTGGGATTTGAGTCCGTGCTTTCAAGGGACTACCCCGTCATAATGGCCGTCGCCACCATCTCCGCTTTCCTTACCCTGATCGGCATTCTCATATCGGATTTAACCTACGCCGTGGTTGACCCCAGAATCGGCTTTGAGAGGAAGTCATGA